One Danio aesculapii chromosome 22, fDanAes4.1, whole genome shotgun sequence genomic window carries:
- the btbd2a gene encoding BTB/POZ domain-containing protein 2a isoform X1, with protein MRCCVCLFQQSLQCSPSKMAAGESNSRSSCLNLSNSGPLGNAPPSNSAHSSPASNRGAGGAAGGINRSAGNSNPQSGPENGGGTESAVRSTPSAHNPPRQTVGQSGASSGAASNMTATSSSSSSSSSSSSASTASSSADASAAAAVSSLPSSPASVLVYREPVYNWQATKSTVKERFAFLFNNEVLSDVHFLVGKGMGVQRIPAHRFALAVGSAVFDAMFNGGMATTSTEIELPDVEPAAFLALLKFLYSDEVQIGPETVMTTLYTAKKYAVPALEAHCVEFLKKNLRADNAFMLLTQARLFDEPQLASLCLENIDKNTADALAAEGFTDVDLDTLAAVLERDTLGVREVRLFGAAVRWAEAEAQRQQLQPTPENKRRVLGKALALIRFPLMTIEEFAAGPAQSGILTDREVVSLFLHFTVNPKPHVEFIDRPRCCLRGKECSITRFSQVESRWGYSGTSDRIRFSVNRRIFVVGFGLYGSIHGPTDYQVNIQIIHTDSNTVLGQNDTGFSCDGTASTFRVMFKEPVEILPSVNYIACATLKGPDSHYGTKGMRKVTHEAPATGTKTCFTFCYAAGNNNGTSVEDGQIPEVIFYT; from the exons ATGCGCTGTTGTGTATGTTTATTCCAGCAAAGCCTGCAGTGTTCACCATCCAAGATGGCTGCGGGTGAAAGCAATAGCCGATCCTCGTGTCTAAACTTGTCGAATTCGGGGCCGCTCGGCAATGCACCGCCGAGCAACAGTGCCCATTCCTCGCCCGCGAGCAACAGGGGAGCCGGGGGTGCAGCCGGGGGGATCAACCGGAGCGCGGGGAATTCGAACCCTCAGTCGGGCCCGGAGAACGGCGGAGGCACCGAGTCTGCGGTGAGAAGCACGCCGAGCGCGCACAACCCTCCCCGGCAGACGGTCGGCCAGAGCGGAGCCTCTTCAGGCGCTGCGTCAAACATGACGGcgacatcttcatcatcatcatcatcctcctcatcCTCATCCGCGTCTACCGCATCTTCCTCCGCCGATGCGTCCGCCGCCGCCGCCGTCTCCTCGCTTCCCAGCAGCCCGGCTTCGGTTTTGGTTTATCGAGAGCCGGTCTACAACTGGCAAGCGACAAAAAGTACAGTGAAAGAAAggtttgcatttttgtttaacaacGAAGTGCTAAGTGACGTCCATTTTTTGGTTGGGAAGGGAATGGGAGTGCAGCGCATTCCAGCGCACAG ATTTGCTCTCGCTGTGGGAAGTGCCGTGTTTGATGCCATGTTCAACGGTGGCATGGCAACAACGTCGACCGAAATTGAACTGCCAGATGTGGAACCGGCTGCATTTCTAGCCCTTCTCAA ATTTTTATACTCAGATGAAGTGCAAATTGGACCAGAGACCGTTATGACCACATTATACACAGCCAAAAAGTATGCAGTACCTGCGCTTGAGGCCCACTGCGTTGAATTCTTGAAGAAAAACCTACGTGCTGACAACGCATTTATGTTGCTTACCCAG GCACGGCTTTTTGATGAGCCCCAGCTGGCAAGTCTCTGCTTAGAAAATATCGACAAGAACACAGCTGATGCACTCGCTGCTGAGGGCTTCACGGATGTTGACCTTG ATACCCTCGCGGCAGTCCTGGAGAGAGACACGCTGGGTGTACGGGAAGTCCGTCTCTTCGGAGCTGCTGTTCGTTGGGCAGAAGCTGAGGCCCAAAGGCAACAATTACAGCCTACGCCGGAGAACAAGCGAAGAGTGTTGGGGAAAGCACTTGCCCTTATTCGCTTTCCACTCATGACAATTGAAGAGTTTGCAGCAG GTCCAGCTCAATCTGGTATACTCACAGACCGGGAGGTGGTCAGTCTGTTCCTGCATTTTACCGTCAATCCGAAACCACATGTGGAGTTTATTGACCGGCCCCGCTGTTGCCTCCGGGGGAAAGAGTGCAGCATCACGCGTTTCAGTCAGGTGGAGAGCCGCTGGGGCTACAGTGGAACCAGTGACCGTATCCG GTTTTCTGTGAACCGCAGAATATTTGTAGTGGGATTTGGACTTTATGGCTCTATACATGGTCCAACTGACTATCAGGTCAACATCCAG ATCATACACACAGACAGTAACACAGTTCTTGGACAAAACGATACAGGCTTCAGTTGTGATGGAACAGCCAGCACATTCAGAGTGATGTTCAAGGAGCCAGTGGAAATTCTTCCAAGTGTCAATTACATTGCCTGCGCCACCCTGAAG GGACCAGACTCTCATTATGGAACCAAGGGGATGCGTAAAGTCACCCATGAAGCCCCTGCAACTGGTACCAAGACCTGCTTTACATTCTGCTATGCTGCAGGCAACAACAACGGCACTTCTGTAGAAGATGGACAAATCCCAGAGGTCATCTTCTACACATAA
- the hmg20b gene encoding SWI/SNF-related matrix-associated actin-dependent regulator of chromatin subfamily E member 1-related, which produces MGGVKQEQTDAPASKDTQLTDSPQEENQSTSQPVKKRGWPKGKKRKKVLPNGPKAPVTGYVRFLNERREHIRALHPDLPFPEITKRLGAEWSRLAPHDKQRYLDEAERDKMQYARELREYQKSEAYQITCAKVQDKRIKREELTSVIINANSSGSTGFKNSDFTARFDVPIFTEEFLDQNKAREAELRRLRKANVEFEEQNAVLQKHIADMFSAKERLEAELGQDELRTQALQRHLQAIKQTLVSSLATVPLPGTGETPSIGTLDSYLSRLSSALESRPHEHRALVLKLQELLAHLDSEKL; this is translated from the exons ATGGGTGGTGTAAAGCAAGAGCAGACTGATGCTCCTGCATCTAAAGACACTCAACTGACTGATTCGCCGCAGGAAGAG AACCAATCGACTTCACAGCCGGTAAAGAAGCGAGGTTGGCCAAAAGGAAAGAAGAGAAAGAAGGTATTGCCAAACGGCCCCAAGGCTCCGGTTACCGGTTATGTCCGTTTCTTGAATGAGAGACGGGAGCACATCCGGGCCCTTCATCCAGATCTTCCCTTTCCAGAAATCACCAAGAGACTCGGGGCAGAATGGAGCCGCCTGGCACCTCATGATAAACAg cgttACCTTGATGAAGCCGAAAGGGACAAAATGCAGTATGCACGAGAGCTCAGGGAGTATCAGAAAAGTGAAGCTTATCAAATCACGTGTGCAAAAGTTCAAGACAAGAGAATTAAGAGAG aGGAGTTGACTTCTGTCATTATTAACGCCAACAGTTCAGGATCTACAGGTTTTAAG AACTCAGACTTTACCGCCAGATTTGATGTCCCTATTTTCACAGAAGAATTTTTGGACCAAAACAAAG CGAGAGAAGCAGAGCTGCGGCGTTTGCGCAAGGCTAATGTGGAGTTCGAAGAGCAGAATGCGGTTCTCCAGAAGCACATTGCCGACATGTTCAGTGCTAAAGAGCGACTGGAAGCTGAGCTAGGCCAAGATGAGCTTCGTACACAGGCCCTACAGCGTCACCTACAGGCAATCAAACAGACGCTAGTCAGCAGCTTGGCTACTGTGCCTTTACCAG gcACTGGTGAAACACCGTCAATTGGAACGCTGGACTCATACCTGAGTCGCCTGAGCAGTGCTTTAGAGAGCAGGCCTCATGAGCATCGTGCCTTAGTCCTTAAGCTACAAGAGCTCTTAGCTCACCTGGACAG TGAGAAGCTTTGA
- the btbd2a gene encoding BTB/POZ domain-containing protein 2a isoform X2 yields MRCCVCLFQQSLQCSPSKMAAGESNSRSSCLNLSNSGPLGNAPPSNSAHSSPASNRGAGGAAGGINRSAGNSNPQSGPENGGGTESAVRSTPSAHNPPRQTVGQSGASSGAASNMTATSSSSSSSSSSSSASTASSSADASAAAAVSSLPSSPASVLVYREPVYNWQATKSTVKERFALAVGSAVFDAMFNGGMATTSTEIELPDVEPAAFLALLKFLYSDEVQIGPETVMTTLYTAKKYAVPALEAHCVEFLKKNLRADNAFMLLTQARLFDEPQLASLCLENIDKNTADALAAEGFTDVDLDTLAAVLERDTLGVREVRLFGAAVRWAEAEAQRQQLQPTPENKRRVLGKALALIRFPLMTIEEFAAGPAQSGILTDREVVSLFLHFTVNPKPHVEFIDRPRCCLRGKECSITRFSQVESRWGYSGTSDRIRFSVNRRIFVVGFGLYGSIHGPTDYQVNIQIIHTDSNTVLGQNDTGFSCDGTASTFRVMFKEPVEILPSVNYIACATLKGPDSHYGTKGMRKVTHEAPATGTKTCFTFCYAAGNNNGTSVEDGQIPEVIFYT; encoded by the exons ATGCGCTGTTGTGTATGTTTATTCCAGCAAAGCCTGCAGTGTTCACCATCCAAGATGGCTGCGGGTGAAAGCAATAGCCGATCCTCGTGTCTAAACTTGTCGAATTCGGGGCCGCTCGGCAATGCACCGCCGAGCAACAGTGCCCATTCCTCGCCCGCGAGCAACAGGGGAGCCGGGGGTGCAGCCGGGGGGATCAACCGGAGCGCGGGGAATTCGAACCCTCAGTCGGGCCCGGAGAACGGCGGAGGCACCGAGTCTGCGGTGAGAAGCACGCCGAGCGCGCACAACCCTCCCCGGCAGACGGTCGGCCAGAGCGGAGCCTCTTCAGGCGCTGCGTCAAACATGACGGcgacatcttcatcatcatcatcatcctcctcatcCTCATCCGCGTCTACCGCATCTTCCTCCGCCGATGCGTCCGCCGCCGCCGCCGTCTCCTCGCTTCCCAGCAGCCCGGCTTCGGTTTTGGTTTATCGAGAGCCGGTCTACAACTGGCAAGCGACAAAAAGTACAGTGAAAGAAAg ATTTGCTCTCGCTGTGGGAAGTGCCGTGTTTGATGCCATGTTCAACGGTGGCATGGCAACAACGTCGACCGAAATTGAACTGCCAGATGTGGAACCGGCTGCATTTCTAGCCCTTCTCAA ATTTTTATACTCAGATGAAGTGCAAATTGGACCAGAGACCGTTATGACCACATTATACACAGCCAAAAAGTATGCAGTACCTGCGCTTGAGGCCCACTGCGTTGAATTCTTGAAGAAAAACCTACGTGCTGACAACGCATTTATGTTGCTTACCCAG GCACGGCTTTTTGATGAGCCCCAGCTGGCAAGTCTCTGCTTAGAAAATATCGACAAGAACACAGCTGATGCACTCGCTGCTGAGGGCTTCACGGATGTTGACCTTG ATACCCTCGCGGCAGTCCTGGAGAGAGACACGCTGGGTGTACGGGAAGTCCGTCTCTTCGGAGCTGCTGTTCGTTGGGCAGAAGCTGAGGCCCAAAGGCAACAATTACAGCCTACGCCGGAGAACAAGCGAAGAGTGTTGGGGAAAGCACTTGCCCTTATTCGCTTTCCACTCATGACAATTGAAGAGTTTGCAGCAG GTCCAGCTCAATCTGGTATACTCACAGACCGGGAGGTGGTCAGTCTGTTCCTGCATTTTACCGTCAATCCGAAACCACATGTGGAGTTTATTGACCGGCCCCGCTGTTGCCTCCGGGGGAAAGAGTGCAGCATCACGCGTTTCAGTCAGGTGGAGAGCCGCTGGGGCTACAGTGGAACCAGTGACCGTATCCG GTTTTCTGTGAACCGCAGAATATTTGTAGTGGGATTTGGACTTTATGGCTCTATACATGGTCCAACTGACTATCAGGTCAACATCCAG ATCATACACACAGACAGTAACACAGTTCTTGGACAAAACGATACAGGCTTCAGTTGTGATGGAACAGCCAGCACATTCAGAGTGATGTTCAAGGAGCCAGTGGAAATTCTTCCAAGTGTCAATTACATTGCCTGCGCCACCCTGAAG GGACCAGACTCTCATTATGGAACCAAGGGGATGCGTAAAGTCACCCATGAAGCCCCTGCAACTGGTACCAAGACCTGCTTTACATTCTGCTATGCTGCAGGCAACAACAACGGCACTTCTGTAGAAGATGGACAAATCCCAGAGGTCATCTTCTACACATAA
- the btbd2a gene encoding BTB/POZ domain-containing protein 2a isoform X4, producing MAAGESNSRSSCLNLSNSGPLGNAPPSNSAHSSPASNRGAGGAAGGINRSAGNSNPQSGPENGGGTESAVRSTPSAHNPPRQTVGQSGASSGAASNMTATSSSSSSSSSSSSASTASSSADASAAAAVSSLPSSPASVLVYREPVYNWQATKSTVKERFLYSDEVQIGPETVMTTLYTAKKYAVPALEAHCVEFLKKNLRADNAFMLLTQARLFDEPQLASLCLENIDKNTADALAAEGFTDVDLDTLAAVLERDTLGVREVRLFGAAVRWAEAEAQRQQLQPTPENKRRVLGKALALIRFPLMTIEEFAAGPAQSGILTDREVVSLFLHFTVNPKPHVEFIDRPRCCLRGKECSITRFSQVESRWGYSGTSDRIRFSVNRRIFVVGFGLYGSIHGPTDYQVNIQIIHTDSNTVLGQNDTGFSCDGTASTFRVMFKEPVEILPSVNYIACATLKGPDSHYGTKGMRKVTHEAPATGTKTCFTFCYAAGNNNGTSVEDGQIPEVIFYT from the exons ATGGCTGCGGGTGAAAGCAATAGCCGATCCTCGTGTCTAAACTTGTCGAATTCGGGGCCGCTCGGCAATGCACCGCCGAGCAACAGTGCCCATTCCTCGCCCGCGAGCAACAGGGGAGCCGGGGGTGCAGCCGGGGGGATCAACCGGAGCGCGGGGAATTCGAACCCTCAGTCGGGCCCGGAGAACGGCGGAGGCACCGAGTCTGCGGTGAGAAGCACGCCGAGCGCGCACAACCCTCCCCGGCAGACGGTCGGCCAGAGCGGAGCCTCTTCAGGCGCTGCGTCAAACATGACGGcgacatcttcatcatcatcatcatcctcctcatcCTCATCCGCGTCTACCGCATCTTCCTCCGCCGATGCGTCCGCCGCCGCCGCCGTCTCCTCGCTTCCCAGCAGCCCGGCTTCGGTTTTGGTTTATCGAGAGCCGGTCTACAACTGGCAAGCGACAAAAAGTACAGTGAAAGAAAg ATTTTTATACTCAGATGAAGTGCAAATTGGACCAGAGACCGTTATGACCACATTATACACAGCCAAAAAGTATGCAGTACCTGCGCTTGAGGCCCACTGCGTTGAATTCTTGAAGAAAAACCTACGTGCTGACAACGCATTTATGTTGCTTACCCAG GCACGGCTTTTTGATGAGCCCCAGCTGGCAAGTCTCTGCTTAGAAAATATCGACAAGAACACAGCTGATGCACTCGCTGCTGAGGGCTTCACGGATGTTGACCTTG ATACCCTCGCGGCAGTCCTGGAGAGAGACACGCTGGGTGTACGGGAAGTCCGTCTCTTCGGAGCTGCTGTTCGTTGGGCAGAAGCTGAGGCCCAAAGGCAACAATTACAGCCTACGCCGGAGAACAAGCGAAGAGTGTTGGGGAAAGCACTTGCCCTTATTCGCTTTCCACTCATGACAATTGAAGAGTTTGCAGCAG GTCCAGCTCAATCTGGTATACTCACAGACCGGGAGGTGGTCAGTCTGTTCCTGCATTTTACCGTCAATCCGAAACCACATGTGGAGTTTATTGACCGGCCCCGCTGTTGCCTCCGGGGGAAAGAGTGCAGCATCACGCGTTTCAGTCAGGTGGAGAGCCGCTGGGGCTACAGTGGAACCAGTGACCGTATCCG GTTTTCTGTGAACCGCAGAATATTTGTAGTGGGATTTGGACTTTATGGCTCTATACATGGTCCAACTGACTATCAGGTCAACATCCAG ATCATACACACAGACAGTAACACAGTTCTTGGACAAAACGATACAGGCTTCAGTTGTGATGGAACAGCCAGCACATTCAGAGTGATGTTCAAGGAGCCAGTGGAAATTCTTCCAAGTGTCAATTACATTGCCTGCGCCACCCTGAAG GGACCAGACTCTCATTATGGAACCAAGGGGATGCGTAAAGTCACCCATGAAGCCCCTGCAACTGGTACCAAGACCTGCTTTACATTCTGCTATGCTGCAGGCAACAACAACGGCACTTCTGTAGAAGATGGACAAATCCCAGAGGTCATCTTCTACACATAA
- the btbd2a gene encoding BTB/POZ domain-containing protein 2a isoform X3, which produces MAAGESNSRSSCLNLSNSGPLGNAPPSNSAHSSPASNRGAGGAAGGINRSAGNSNPQSGPENGGGTESAVRSTPSAHNPPRQTVGQSGASSGAASNMTATSSSSSSSSSSSSASTASSSADASAAAAVSSLPSSPASVLVYREPVYNWQATKSTVKERFAFLFNNEVLSDVHFLVGKGMGVQRIPAHRFLYSDEVQIGPETVMTTLYTAKKYAVPALEAHCVEFLKKNLRADNAFMLLTQARLFDEPQLASLCLENIDKNTADALAAEGFTDVDLDTLAAVLERDTLGVREVRLFGAAVRWAEAEAQRQQLQPTPENKRRVLGKALALIRFPLMTIEEFAAGPAQSGILTDREVVSLFLHFTVNPKPHVEFIDRPRCCLRGKECSITRFSQVESRWGYSGTSDRIRFSVNRRIFVVGFGLYGSIHGPTDYQVNIQIIHTDSNTVLGQNDTGFSCDGTASTFRVMFKEPVEILPSVNYIACATLKGPDSHYGTKGMRKVTHEAPATGTKTCFTFCYAAGNNNGTSVEDGQIPEVIFYT; this is translated from the exons ATGGCTGCGGGTGAAAGCAATAGCCGATCCTCGTGTCTAAACTTGTCGAATTCGGGGCCGCTCGGCAATGCACCGCCGAGCAACAGTGCCCATTCCTCGCCCGCGAGCAACAGGGGAGCCGGGGGTGCAGCCGGGGGGATCAACCGGAGCGCGGGGAATTCGAACCCTCAGTCGGGCCCGGAGAACGGCGGAGGCACCGAGTCTGCGGTGAGAAGCACGCCGAGCGCGCACAACCCTCCCCGGCAGACGGTCGGCCAGAGCGGAGCCTCTTCAGGCGCTGCGTCAAACATGACGGcgacatcttcatcatcatcatcatcctcctcatcCTCATCCGCGTCTACCGCATCTTCCTCCGCCGATGCGTCCGCCGCCGCCGCCGTCTCCTCGCTTCCCAGCAGCCCGGCTTCGGTTTTGGTTTATCGAGAGCCGGTCTACAACTGGCAAGCGACAAAAAGTACAGTGAAAGAAAggtttgcatttttgtttaacaacGAAGTGCTAAGTGACGTCCATTTTTTGGTTGGGAAGGGAATGGGAGTGCAGCGCATTCCAGCGCACAG ATTTTTATACTCAGATGAAGTGCAAATTGGACCAGAGACCGTTATGACCACATTATACACAGCCAAAAAGTATGCAGTACCTGCGCTTGAGGCCCACTGCGTTGAATTCTTGAAGAAAAACCTACGTGCTGACAACGCATTTATGTTGCTTACCCAG GCACGGCTTTTTGATGAGCCCCAGCTGGCAAGTCTCTGCTTAGAAAATATCGACAAGAACACAGCTGATGCACTCGCTGCTGAGGGCTTCACGGATGTTGACCTTG ATACCCTCGCGGCAGTCCTGGAGAGAGACACGCTGGGTGTACGGGAAGTCCGTCTCTTCGGAGCTGCTGTTCGTTGGGCAGAAGCTGAGGCCCAAAGGCAACAATTACAGCCTACGCCGGAGAACAAGCGAAGAGTGTTGGGGAAAGCACTTGCCCTTATTCGCTTTCCACTCATGACAATTGAAGAGTTTGCAGCAG GTCCAGCTCAATCTGGTATACTCACAGACCGGGAGGTGGTCAGTCTGTTCCTGCATTTTACCGTCAATCCGAAACCACATGTGGAGTTTATTGACCGGCCCCGCTGTTGCCTCCGGGGGAAAGAGTGCAGCATCACGCGTTTCAGTCAGGTGGAGAGCCGCTGGGGCTACAGTGGAACCAGTGACCGTATCCG GTTTTCTGTGAACCGCAGAATATTTGTAGTGGGATTTGGACTTTATGGCTCTATACATGGTCCAACTGACTATCAGGTCAACATCCAG ATCATACACACAGACAGTAACACAGTTCTTGGACAAAACGATACAGGCTTCAGTTGTGATGGAACAGCCAGCACATTCAGAGTGATGTTCAAGGAGCCAGTGGAAATTCTTCCAAGTGTCAATTACATTGCCTGCGCCACCCTGAAG GGACCAGACTCTCATTATGGAACCAAGGGGATGCGTAAAGTCACCCATGAAGCCCCTGCAACTGGTACCAAGACCTGCTTTACATTCTGCTATGCTGCAGGCAACAACAACGGCACTTCTGTAGAAGATGGACAAATCCCAGAGGTCATCTTCTACACATAA